Proteins co-encoded in one Luteolibacter sp. Y139 genomic window:
- a CDS encoding response regulator: MSRSPDTADRRFKVLVVDDEPTLRLGFSYALADHDTDTAAGGREALIKIGEQKYDMVILDLRMPDIDGLQVIEMLRRQDNLLPVVLCSAALTPSSALRAITGNVVDFLLKPVRPAELRGVIEHVLCPGEDPLSQALYKARNGFLNQAIHHLETVADPNSHVTVWTSVLRAIRLGGLEGEAAAFAKLEREGLDQLAFRAEG, from the coding sequence ATGTCCCGCTCGCCTGATACCGCCGACCGCCGCTTCAAGGTGCTGGTCGTGGATGACGAGCCGACCTTGCGCTTGGGATTTTCGTACGCCCTGGCGGACCACGATACCGACACCGCGGCGGGAGGGCGCGAGGCACTGATCAAGATCGGCGAGCAGAAGTATGACATGGTCATCCTCGACCTGCGGATGCCGGACATCGACGGCTTGCAGGTCATCGAAATGCTTCGCCGGCAGGATAATCTGCTGCCGGTGGTGCTATGCAGCGCAGCGCTCACGCCCAGCTCCGCCCTGCGGGCGATCACTGGCAATGTGGTGGATTTCCTGCTCAAGCCGGTGCGCCCGGCCGAGCTGCGCGGCGTGATCGAGCACGTCCTGTGTCCCGGGGAGGATCCGCTTTCCCAAGCCCTCTACAAGGCCCGGAACGGCTTCCTGAACCAGGCTATCCACCATCTGGAGACCGTGGCCGATCCGAACTCGCACGTCACGGTGTGGACCAGCGTGCTGCGCGCCATCCGGCTCGGCGGCTTGGAAGGGGAAGCAGCGGCCTTCGCCAAGCTGGAACGCGAGGGGCTGGATCAGCTCGCCTTCCGCGCCGAGGGCTGA
- a CDS encoding sensor histidine kinase produces MLRTRLLYGLLTLILLLWSVGAAALLLVQDANKRFAALKEENFPVIQTARGIRTDTSTLNTYYLPALAAEATGEPVSESTYKENHGKLAARIDFLQRKGTVDARRKEVIENLVGAFTTYTEGYSRLFNNPPQSREQRAELLRYISAQSQRITDLTETVLNTSESQFDQGVQQLNNEKAKNTLFVVTLVTLGTAIAVLIYFQLVRQLVHPVVGLKRSIDEIRKGNFELTLPEPSADSEFRGVAAAFNDMAAELRQRRGETNERLTRTHLVNRAILEAIPSPVFVLSDDGRILQINPAAEKLTEGLGVAGRLPAKIQRILDETGPGGNNHLPEDPRDALLFRVDEREFYYLPRIFRFTSEDGVHSGRAILLHNVTRIRWLDDMKTNLLSTVSHEIKTPLTGIRMVLHLMLEDRTGSLSDRQRIMVGSANEDCERLLATLNALLEISRAESGTTHLELAPISLPDALERAERLFFPKAGEKGIVFRREIPANLPEVKADSLRLDEVVNNLVSNAIKHSPSGGTITLKITRPEGDFMRASIIDEGPGVPASAQNRIFERFFRAPGQDTDGVGLGLFISREIMRAHEGGIGLLERADKKTEFYIDVPLA; encoded by the coding sequence ATGCTCCGCACCCGCCTGCTCTACGGCCTGCTTACCCTGATCCTGCTCCTCTGGAGCGTGGGTGCGGCGGCGCTGTTGCTGGTGCAGGATGCGAACAAGCGCTTCGCCGCCCTGAAGGAAGAGAACTTTCCGGTCATCCAGACGGCGCGGGGAATTCGCACGGATACCTCGACGCTCAATACCTACTACCTCCCGGCCCTGGCAGCGGAGGCGACGGGTGAGCCGGTCAGCGAGAGCACCTACAAGGAGAATCACGGGAAGCTCGCGGCCCGGATCGATTTCCTTCAAAGGAAGGGGACTGTCGATGCCCGGCGCAAGGAGGTGATCGAGAATCTGGTAGGCGCGTTCACGACCTATACCGAGGGCTACTCCCGTCTCTTCAACAATCCCCCTCAAAGCCGTGAGCAGCGCGCCGAGTTGCTGAGATACATCAGCGCCCAGAGCCAGCGGATTACCGATCTCACGGAAACCGTGCTCAATACCTCGGAGTCGCAGTTTGACCAAGGCGTCCAGCAGCTGAATAACGAGAAGGCCAAGAACACGCTCTTCGTCGTCACGCTCGTCACGCTGGGCACCGCCATCGCGGTGCTGATCTATTTCCAGCTCGTTCGCCAGCTGGTCCATCCGGTGGTCGGCTTGAAGCGGTCGATCGACGAGATCCGCAAGGGGAACTTCGAACTCACGTTGCCCGAGCCTTCGGCCGACAGTGAGTTCCGGGGTGTTGCCGCCGCGTTCAATGACATGGCTGCCGAGCTTCGCCAGCGGCGGGGCGAGACCAATGAGCGGCTCACGCGCACCCACCTGGTGAACCGTGCCATCCTCGAGGCGATCCCGTCGCCGGTGTTCGTGCTCAGCGATGACGGCCGCATCCTCCAGATCAATCCTGCCGCGGAGAAGCTGACCGAGGGCCTCGGCGTGGCCGGCCGCCTGCCGGCGAAGATCCAGCGGATTCTCGACGAAACGGGCCCGGGCGGAAACAACCACCTGCCGGAAGATCCGCGCGATGCCCTGCTGTTCCGCGTGGATGAGCGCGAGTTCTACTACCTTCCTCGTATCTTCCGTTTCACGTCGGAGGACGGGGTTCATTCCGGCCGCGCGATCCTGCTGCACAATGTCACCCGCATCCGCTGGCTGGATGACATGAAGACCAACCTGCTCTCCACGGTCAGCCACGAGATCAAGACGCCGCTCACCGGCATCCGCATGGTCTTGCACCTGATGCTGGAGGACCGGACGGGCAGCCTTTCCGATCGCCAGCGCATCATGGTCGGCTCTGCCAATGAAGACTGCGAGCGCTTGCTGGCGACGCTCAATGCGCTGCTCGAAATCTCCCGAGCGGAGAGCGGCACGACGCATCTGGAGCTCGCGCCGATCTCGTTGCCGGACGCCTTGGAGCGTGCCGAGCGGTTGTTTTTCCCGAAAGCCGGAGAGAAGGGGATTGTGTTCCGGCGCGAAATCCCCGCGAACCTGCCGGAAGTGAAGGCCGATTCCCTGCGCCTCGACGAGGTGGTGAACAACCTGGTTTCCAACGCGATCAAGCACAGCCCGAGCGGTGGGACGATCACGCTCAAGATCACCCGGCCGGAAGGCGATTTCATGCGGGCCTCGATCATCGACGAAGGCCCCGGCGTTCCCGCCTCCGCCCAGAACCGTATCTTCGAGCGCTTCTTCCGCGCTCCCGGGCAGGACACGGATGGCGTTGGCCTCGGACTGTTCATTTCCCGCGAGATCATGAGGGCGCACGAGGGGGGCATCGGCCTGTTGGAGCGAGCTGACAAGAAAACGGAATTCTACATTGATGTCCCGCTCGCCTGA
- a CDS encoding lactonase family protein, with the protein MKSHLPSVFLASCFLAALPAMAASGSGGGVGPGEDFAPTPGIPVEPPAKPGLIQTLTHEDFSGVTSITLAPGGKHAYAASFHKGLITLMVRNPLSGRLTHVKSITADHYGGAVSFRLSKDGKLGAASAFGSESLILFSRDPESGALTETDHAGGADKPMAGLGFCIDNVFSPDGKFVYAVGADSIVSFKIVDGKLVHVETLTEAVEADAEGNPKMPRMSGARGVAVTPDGKTLLSSWNNSGVVLVHSRDLETGKLTLLQSISNGAGADAGLLGVMHVTVSPDGAFAYTSSGRFGGENAVCVFSIEQKTGKLNFIQCLTGKDLPPDYDGGNEIVVSPDGFQVAVACTLSDCLTRFNRDPENGKLTAGKSFACGPPANPGACGVIYDSTGGHILVADENSSSIVAFRNLTR; encoded by the coding sequence ATGAAATCCCATCTCCCCTCGGTCTTTCTCGCGTCCTGTTTTCTGGCGGCGCTCCCTGCGATGGCCGCTTCCGGCTCGGGAGGTGGGGTCGGTCCGGGAGAGGATTTCGCGCCTACGCCGGGCATCCCGGTGGAGCCTCCGGCCAAGCCGGGCCTGATCCAGACGCTGACCCACGAGGACTTCAGCGGGGTCACCAGCATCACGCTCGCGCCGGGCGGCAAGCACGCCTACGCCGCTTCCTTTCACAAGGGGCTGATCACCCTGATGGTCCGCAATCCGCTGTCCGGGCGACTGACCCATGTGAAATCCATCACGGCTGACCACTACGGCGGCGCGGTGTCGTTCCGGCTGTCCAAGGATGGCAAGCTCGGGGCTGCGTCCGCCTTCGGTTCGGAGTCTCTCATTCTTTTCAGCCGCGACCCTGAATCCGGGGCTCTCACCGAGACCGACCATGCCGGCGGTGCTGACAAGCCGATGGCCGGCCTCGGCTTCTGTATCGACAACGTGTTTTCGCCGGACGGGAAGTTCGTCTACGCGGTGGGGGCGGATTCCATCGTTTCCTTCAAGATCGTAGACGGAAAGCTGGTCCACGTTGAAACCCTCACCGAGGCGGTGGAGGCCGACGCCGAGGGGAATCCCAAGATGCCGAGGATGAGCGGCGCGCGCGGGGTGGCGGTCACTCCGGACGGGAAGACCTTGCTCTCTTCATGGAACAACTCCGGGGTGGTGCTGGTTCATTCGCGGGATCTCGAAACGGGGAAGCTCACTCTCTTGCAGTCGATCTCGAACGGCGCAGGAGCCGATGCGGGACTCTTGGGGGTGATGCACGTGACGGTCAGTCCGGACGGAGCCTTTGCTTACACTTCCAGTGGCCGGTTTGGCGGGGAAAATGCCGTGTGCGTCTTTTCGATTGAGCAGAAGACCGGAAAACTCAATTTCATCCAGTGTCTGACTGGCAAGGACTTGCCGCCGGATTATGATGGCGGGAATGAAATCGTCGTCTCGCCTGACGGCTTCCAAGTCGCCGTCGCCTGCACGCTCTCGGACTGCCTGACGCGCTTCAATCGTGACCCGGAGAACGGGAAGCTGACTGCGGGCAAGAGCTTCGCCTGCGGTCCGCCTGCCAATCCGGGGGCCTGCGGGGTGATCTATGATTCCACCGGCGGCCACATTCTAGTGGCGGACGAGAATTCAAGCAGCATCGTCGCTTTCCGGAACCTTACACGTTGA
- a CDS encoding sigma-54-dependent transcriptional regulator gives MDILIVDDEKSIRLTTSLALEGEGHYVETAEDGESALKRIKEENFDLVFLDLRLGDEDGLEILTQMLKLRPRQLITIFTAHASVTTAVKATQLGAFDYLEKPFTPDQLRAILAKAHRALQTRHEVVRLEETVQELKSEVRHGAPPLRFTSEDAKTNAELETLFRAAASPASVLILGESGTGKSAIAREVHDRSHLRDKPFVTVSCPSLSKELLESVLFGHVKGSFTGAIKDTWGKVHAAEGGTLFLDEIGELPMEIQPKLLRLLQEREYERLGENKVRESNVRVIAATNRDLAACVAAGSFREDLYYRLNVISVTVSPLRERRGDLLRFADDYLSFFSTQMGRKLDGFSESGRQTLMRHAWPGNLRELRNAIERAAILSHGPQVEAADLPTPVGVVEGANGSPSLPIIGGEHSLDDLEQAHMREVLRWAPTLQDAAAILGIDKATLYRKRKRFGMD, from the coding sequence ATGGACATTCTCATCGTAGACGACGAAAAGTCGATTCGCCTCACCACGTCCCTCGCTCTCGAAGGGGAGGGTCATTATGTGGAAACCGCAGAGGACGGCGAATCGGCCCTCAAGCGCATCAAGGAAGAGAATTTCGACCTCGTGTTCCTCGACCTGAGGCTCGGCGACGAGGACGGCCTCGAGATCCTTACCCAGATGCTGAAGCTGCGGCCGCGGCAGCTGATCACGATTTTCACGGCCCACGCGTCGGTGACCACGGCGGTGAAGGCAACCCAGCTCGGTGCCTTTGACTATCTGGAGAAGCCGTTCACGCCCGACCAGCTCCGCGCGATCCTGGCCAAGGCGCACCGCGCCCTTCAGACCCGCCACGAAGTGGTGCGGCTGGAAGAAACCGTGCAGGAGCTGAAGAGCGAGGTTCGACACGGCGCGCCGCCGCTGCGCTTCACCTCGGAGGATGCGAAGACCAATGCGGAGCTCGAAACGCTTTTCCGAGCCGCCGCCTCGCCGGCTTCCGTGTTGATCCTTGGCGAAAGTGGCACCGGCAAGAGCGCCATCGCCCGCGAGGTGCATGATCGCAGCCACCTGCGCGACAAGCCGTTCGTCACCGTGAGCTGCCCCAGTCTCTCGAAGGAGCTGCTGGAAAGCGTGCTCTTCGGTCACGTGAAGGGCTCCTTCACCGGCGCGATCAAGGACACCTGGGGCAAGGTCCACGCAGCCGAAGGCGGCACGCTTTTCCTCGACGAGATCGGCGAGCTGCCGATGGAGATCCAGCCGAAGCTGCTGCGTCTCCTTCAGGAGCGCGAATACGAGCGGCTCGGTGAAAACAAGGTGCGCGAGAGCAATGTCCGCGTGATCGCCGCCACCAACCGCGACCTCGCCGCCTGTGTGGCCGCGGGAAGCTTCCGCGAGGACCTCTACTACCGCCTCAATGTCATCAGCGTCACCGTGTCACCGCTCCGCGAGCGTCGGGGCGACCTGCTGCGCTTCGCCGATGATTATCTTTCCTTCTTCTCCACCCAGATGGGCCGCAAGCTCGATGGCTTCTCGGAAAGCGGACGCCAGACTCTGATGCGTCACGCTTGGCCGGGCAACCTGCGCGAGCTGCGGAATGCGATCGAGCGCGCCGCCATCCTTTCACACGGCCCACAGGTCGAGGCCGCCGACTTGCCGACGCCGGTCGGTGTCGTGGAAGGAGCGAACGGCAGTCCGTCGCTTCCCATCATCGGTGGAGAACACAGCCTCGACGATCTCGAACAGGCGCACATGCGTGAGGTGCTTCGGTGGGCACCGACCCTCCAGGACGCAGCCGCCATCCTCGGCATCGACAAGGCCACCCTCTACCGCAAGCGGAAGCGCTTCGGCATGGACTGA
- a CDS encoding type II toxin-antitoxin system RelE/ParE family toxin, whose protein sequence is MRLDLSPAAVADLGSIADYTFEHWGSEQEEDYLGGIWNLLERIAAKPDAFRSRSEFGRDCRSAKCRRHVIFFIAQPDRIEVLRVLHGSMDFGSHLPEDLM, encoded by the coding sequence ATGAGACTCGACCTTTCCCCAGCGGCAGTGGCCGATCTCGGCTCTATCGCCGATTATACGTTCGAACATTGGGGGTCGGAACAAGAAGAAGACTACCTCGGCGGAATCTGGAACCTGCTGGAAAGGATCGCGGCCAAGCCCGACGCCTTCAGATCTCGCTCCGAATTCGGGAGGGACTGTCGTAGCGCCAAGTGTCGGCGGCACGTGATCTTCTTCATCGCCCAACCGGACCGGATCGAAGTGCTACGAGTGCTCCACGGGTCGATGGACTTCGGCAGCCATCTGCCGGAAGACCTCATGTGA
- a CDS encoding leishmanolysin-related zinc metalloendopeptidase, which translates to MNPLPLIAAALVLPAQAVTLLNLNFDAGVTQAQRQQFEGAAAFWNSAIVGYDLIYDSNGQVRPHSLTINVSVPTIDGVGGILGSAGPETATYYDNNPIGAPTLALLYSASGSMQFDAADVNSMISNNTFFGVVLHEMAHVLGIGTLWTYNTDLAGAGTYNLYTVGSGQYFGPNALAAWQNEFGQPGATYVPVELGGGAGTANGHWNEVDGGAGNTGFVSNITGLDFSRELMTGWASNQFFLSTVTLGGLDDLGYVVDYSKAGLIPEPATAMLLVAASGLVFRRRRRSP; encoded by the coding sequence ATGAACCCTCTCCCTTTGATTGCCGCGGCGCTCGTCCTGCCGGCCCAGGCGGTAACGCTCCTGAATCTGAACTTCGACGCAGGCGTCACCCAAGCCCAGCGGCAGCAATTTGAAGGTGCCGCGGCCTTTTGGAATTCGGCCATCGTGGGCTACGATCTGATCTACGACTCGAATGGTCAGGTTCGTCCCCACTCTTTGACGATCAATGTTTCGGTGCCGACTATCGACGGCGTTGGCGGGATTCTCGGGAGCGCCGGGCCTGAGACGGCCACCTATTACGATAATAACCCTATCGGAGCGCCGACCTTGGCGCTCCTCTACTCGGCGTCCGGCAGCATGCAGTTCGATGCCGCCGACGTGAACAGCATGATCTCCAACAACACCTTCTTCGGGGTGGTGCTGCATGAAATGGCCCACGTGCTGGGGATCGGGACGCTCTGGACCTACAATACCGACCTCGCAGGTGCCGGAACCTACAATCTCTACACGGTCGGCTCCGGCCAGTACTTCGGGCCCAACGCGCTCGCCGCGTGGCAAAACGAATTCGGCCAGCCCGGAGCGACCTACGTGCCGGTGGAGCTCGGCGGGGGCGCGGGCACGGCCAATGGCCACTGGAACGAGGTGGACGGGGGAGCGGGAAACACGGGATTCGTCAGCAATATCACCGGCTTGGATTTTTCCCGCGAGCTGATGACCGGCTGGGCCTCGAACCAGTTTTTCCTCTCCACGGTCACTCTCGGGGGGCTGGATGACCTCGGCTATGTGGTGGACTACTCGAAGGCCGGGCTGATTCCCGAGCCGGCGACCGCGATGCTCCTTGTGGCGGCTTCCGGGCTAGTGTTCCGCCGCCGCCGCAGAAGTCCCTGA
- the hisG gene encoding ATP phosphoribosyltransferase, which translates to MPETTEKTLKLAIPKGSLEGPTLDLLAKAGYEVYVSSRGLRPSSNDPELDLYLIRAQEVARYIDQGFIDCGITGYDWASEFDGSLVDLVELPYSRATPRPTQWVLVVPEDSPIRKPEDLEGKRIATEGVAITERYLKAKGINAEVEFSWGATEVKVPDLVDAIVDVTETGSSIKANKLRIVDTLLTSFPHFYASQAAAADPWKRQKMDRLTLLLKAALEARDKVGLKMNLPADKLPALLEKLPAMRRPTVSQLSEEGWVAVETVICEKIVRDIIPTLKELGAEGIIEYPLNKIVA; encoded by the coding sequence ATGCCGGAGACCACTGAAAAGACGCTGAAACTGGCCATTCCCAAGGGTTCCTTGGAAGGGCCGACCCTCGACCTTCTGGCGAAGGCCGGATACGAGGTATACGTCTCTTCGCGCGGTCTCCGCCCCTCGTCCAACGACCCGGAGCTGGATCTCTATCTGATTCGCGCCCAGGAAGTTGCCCGCTACATCGACCAGGGATTCATCGACTGCGGTATCACCGGTTACGACTGGGCCAGCGAGTTCGACGGTAGCCTCGTGGATCTGGTGGAACTTCCCTACTCCCGTGCCACCCCGCGTCCGACGCAGTGGGTGCTGGTGGTCCCGGAAGACTCGCCGATCCGCAAGCCGGAAGACTTGGAAGGCAAGCGCATCGCCACCGAAGGCGTCGCCATCACCGAGCGCTATTTGAAGGCCAAGGGCATCAATGCCGAAGTCGAGTTCTCCTGGGGAGCGACCGAAGTGAAGGTCCCCGACCTCGTCGACGCGATCGTCGATGTCACCGAGACCGGTTCCTCGATCAAGGCCAACAAGCTGCGGATCGTCGACACGCTGCTGACCTCCTTCCCGCACTTCTACGCCAGCCAGGCCGCTGCGGCGGACCCGTGGAAGCGCCAGAAAATGGACCGCCTGACCCTTCTCCTGAAGGCCGCGCTCGAAGCCCGCGACAAGGTGGGCTTGAAAATGAATCTCCCGGCGGACAAGTTGCCCGCCCTGCTGGAAAAGCTCCCCGCGATGCGCCGGCCGACCGTTTCCCAACTCTCCGAAGAGGGCTGGGTCGCCGTCGAGACCGTCATCTGCGAGAAGATCGTCCGCGACATCATCCCGACGCTCAAGGAACTCGGTGCCGAAGGCATCATCGAGTACCCCCTCAACAAGATCGTCGCCTGA
- a CDS encoding type II toxin-antitoxin system ParD family antitoxin produces MHVSLTPALEEQVRLRVESGLYNNASEVVRESLRLLVERDVLRQRLQAEVNLGMEQLQRGERITVNSKEEFMALVRQGR; encoded by the coding sequence ATGCACGTTTCCCTTACTCCTGCACTTGAGGAGCAAGTCCGTCTCCGAGTCGAATCCGGCCTCTATAACAACGCCAGCGAGGTAGTCAGGGAGTCCTTGAGACTGTTGGTCGAGCGCGATGTCCTGCGCCAGAGGCTGCAGGCAGAGGTAAACCTGGGAATGGAACAACTCCAGCGTGGCGAGCGGATCACCGTGAACTCGAAAGAAGAGTTCATGGCTCTGGTGAGACAAGGCCGATGA
- a CDS encoding AURKAIP1/COX24 domain-containing protein, with protein MGSLKKRRKTKINKHKRKKRMKQNRHKKRLRYKS; from the coding sequence ATGGGCTCGCTTAAGAAACGCCGTAAGACGAAGATCAACAAGCACAAGCGCAAGAAGCGCATGAAGCAGAACCGCCACAAGAAGCGGCTCCGCTACAAGTCTTAA
- the rpsA gene encoding 30S ribosomal protein S1 yields the protein MSINVLESPTNQELADLIDSKFREFREGTIVKGTIIEIRPQVVLVDIGYKSEGAIPSNEFEDEEIEAGDEVEVLLEKLENDEGMVVLSKEKAAHKQNWEKIVKVFQDGGLVRGKVKSVVKGGLTVNVGVEAFLPGSQVDIIPPKDLNEYVGNIYEFKIVKVNDERKNIVLSRREVIEAERAELRQQFLRTVKVGDKVTGAVKNITDFGAFVDLQGMDGLLHITDMSWGRINHPSEMLVIGQPVDVVILDVDREKERVSLGLKQMSDNPWEDIERKFPIGSHVKGKVTKLLPYGAFIELERGVEGLVHVSELSWVKRITRPSDVLELGQEIEAVVLGISIEEQKISLGVRQLEPNPWDEIEVRYPIGATIKGPVRNLTAYGAFVELEEGIDGMVHVSDMSWTRKINHPSEVLKKNDEVEAIVLSIDKANQRVSLGLKQLEDDPWSHIDERFKVGDLVKGTVAKIASFGAFISLDGDIDGLIHISQLSEDHVEKVKDVIKVGDEVEARVIKVDKVERRIGLSIKAVNYSEADLKKESASFESLRPSSEMVGLEQAFNLAAFKAEEWSPSED from the coding sequence ATGAGCATTAACGTGCTTGAATCCCCAACCAATCAGGAACTTGCCGATCTCATCGATTCCAAGTTCCGCGAGTTCCGCGAAGGAACCATCGTGAAGGGCACGATCATCGAGATCCGCCCGCAAGTCGTCCTCGTCGATATCGGCTACAAGTCCGAGGGCGCCATCCCATCGAATGAGTTCGAGGATGAAGAAATCGAAGCCGGCGACGAAGTCGAAGTGCTTCTCGAAAAGCTTGAGAACGACGAGGGCATGGTTGTCCTCTCGAAGGAAAAGGCTGCTCACAAGCAGAACTGGGAAAAGATCGTCAAGGTGTTCCAAGACGGCGGCCTCGTTCGCGGCAAGGTCAAGTCGGTCGTCAAGGGCGGTCTCACCGTCAATGTCGGCGTCGAAGCCTTCCTGCCAGGTTCGCAAGTGGACATCATCCCGCCGAAGGATCTCAACGAGTACGTCGGCAACATCTACGAATTCAAGATCGTCAAGGTCAACGACGAGCGGAAGAACATCGTTCTCTCCCGCCGCGAGGTCATCGAGGCCGAGCGTGCCGAGCTGCGCCAGCAGTTCCTGCGCACCGTCAAGGTCGGCGACAAGGTCACCGGCGCAGTCAAGAACATCACCGACTTCGGTGCGTTCGTCGACCTGCAGGGCATGGACGGCCTTCTCCACATCACCGACATGTCGTGGGGCCGCATCAACCATCCTTCCGAGATGCTCGTCATCGGCCAGCCGGTCGACGTCGTCATCCTGGATGTGGATCGCGAGAAGGAGCGCGTCTCCCTCGGCCTCAAGCAGATGTCCGACAATCCTTGGGAAGACATCGAGCGCAAGTTCCCGATCGGCTCGCACGTCAAGGGCAAGGTCACCAAGCTCCTGCCATACGGCGCGTTCATCGAACTCGAGCGCGGTGTCGAAGGCCTCGTCCACGTGTCCGAACTCTCCTGGGTCAAGCGCATCACTCGCCCGAGCGATGTTCTCGAACTCGGTCAGGAAATCGAAGCCGTCGTGCTCGGCATCTCCATCGAGGAGCAGAAGATCTCCCTCGGTGTCCGCCAGCTCGAGCCGAACCCATGGGACGAAATCGAAGTCCGCTACCCGATCGGCGCCACCATCAAGGGCCCGGTTCGCAACCTCACCGCTTACGGTGCGTTCGTGGAACTGGAAGAAGGCATCGACGGCATGGTCCACGTCTCCGACATGTCCTGGACCCGCAAGATCAATCACCCTTCCGAAGTTCTCAAGAAGAACGACGAAGTGGAAGCGATCGTGCTCTCCATCGACAAGGCCAACCAGCGCGTCTCGCTCGGCCTCAAGCAGCTTGAGGACGATCCATGGAGCCACATCGACGAGCGCTTCAAGGTGGGCGACCTCGTCAAGGGCACCGTGGCGAAGATCGCTTCCTTCGGCGCCTTCATCAGCCTCGATGGCGACATCGATGGCCTGATCCACATCTCGCAGCTCAGCGAAGACCACGTGGAGAAGGTGAAGGACGTGATCAAGGTGGGCGACGAAGTCGAAGCCCGCGTGATCAAGGTCGACAAGGTCGAGCGCCGCATCGGTCTCTCGATCAAGGCCGTCAACTACAGCGAAGCCGATCTCAAGAAGGAAAGCGCCAGCTTCGAAAGCCTGCGCCCGTCCTCCGAGATGGTGGGCCTCGAGCAGGCCTTCAACCTCGCCGCCTTCAAGGCCGAGGAGTGGAGCCCGTCCGAAGACTGA